One stretch of Eupeodes corollae chromosome 2, idEupCoro1.1, whole genome shotgun sequence DNA includes these proteins:
- the LOC129946744 gene encoding nuclear distribution protein nudE homolog isoform X1 encodes MDSPPMFNSVEDECRYWKERAKLYHKEWTDVKQEFDEYVEQSRQMEAEMDATLEQKQNSIKDLRIKVANLEKENDSLRMKQDSHIIEFANVEKQLETVKTERDSMKQYLRQLEQKNDDLERAHRILNESIAYFETMLDKEYEKNALLEVEVDEKEKLQVKLQRLMDETRDLKQELNIKTRYPSTTPNGVAESSVLSENLSNPTIATIPTGNSQSSLNEYNQNSLKNPDNMLNGNAAAMTASSRTTALNIVADMLRKLNLDKTLICSRCSKFRCICKEQSTLQDDSNILNDTSSTSRTNSNQSIGSSNIFKRFAQRFSGDFQCTSPSVTSSTSTIDDPSNAMETKLKAYREQPQSMQPRQ; translated from the exons ATGGACTCACCTCCAATGTTTAATAGTGTCGAAGATGAATGCAGATACTGGAAAGAACGAGCAAAGCTTTATCACAAAGA ATGGACAGATGTGAAGCAAGAATTCGATGAATATGTTGAACAATCCAGACAAATGGAAGCCGAAATGGATGCAACGTTAGAACAGAAACAGAATTCCATCAAAGATCTCAGAATAAAAGTAGcaaatttagaaaaagaaaatgattcCTTACGA ATGAAACAAGATTCACATATAATTGAATTTGCTAATGTTGAAAAACAATTGGAAACTGTTAAAACCGAAAGAGATTCAATGAAGCAATACCTGCGTCAATTGGAACAGAAAAACGACGATCTCGAGCGTGCTCATCGGATATTGAACGAGAGCATTGCATATTTCGAAACTATGCTTGACAAGGAATACGAAAAGAATGCCTTACTCGAAGTGGAAGTTGATGAAAAAGAGAAGCTACAAGTTAAGCTACAAAGGCTGATGGATGAAACAAGAG atttaaaacaagaactaaatattaaaacacGATATCCCAGTACCACACCGAATGGAGTTGCTGAAAGTTCAGTTCTATCAGAAAATCTAAGTAATCCGACAATTGCAACCATACCAACTGGCAACAGTCAGTCATCGTTGAATGAATATAatcaaaactctttaaaaa ATCCAGACAATATGCTGAATGGAAACGCTGCCGCCATGACTGCAAGCTCCCGCACAACAGCGTTGAATATTGTTGCTGATATGTTAAGAAAGCTGAAT ttgGATAAAACACTTATATGTTCACGTTGTAGTAAATTTCGTTGTATTTGCAAAGAACAGAGCACACTTCAAGACGAtagtaatattttaaatgacaCAAGCAGTACCAGTCGAACGAACAGTAACCAGTCAATTGGTtcgtcaaatatttttaaacgatttgCACAACGTTTCAGCGGCGATTTTCAATGCACTTCGCCATCAGTCACATCTTCGACTTCAACAATCGATGATCCAAGCAAT GCTATGGAAACAAAGCTGAAAGCGTACCGTGAACAGCCGCAAAGCATGCAACCGCGACAATGA
- the LOC129946744 gene encoding nuclear distribution protein nudE homolog isoform X2 — protein sequence MDSPPMFNSVEDECRYWKERAKLYHKEWTDVKQEFDEYVEQSRQMEAEMDATLEQKQNSIKDLRIKVANLEKENDSLRMKQDSHIIEFANVEKQLETVKTERDSMKQYLRQLEQKNDDLERAHRILNESIAYFETMLDKEYEKNALLEVEVDEKEKLQVKLQRLMDETRDLKQELNIKTRYPSTTPNGVAESSVLSENLSNPTIATIPTGNSQSSLNEYNQNSLKNPDNMLNGNAAAMTASSRTTALNIVADMLRKLNAMETKLKAYREQPQSMQPRQ from the exons ATGGACTCACCTCCAATGTTTAATAGTGTCGAAGATGAATGCAGATACTGGAAAGAACGAGCAAAGCTTTATCACAAAGA ATGGACAGATGTGAAGCAAGAATTCGATGAATATGTTGAACAATCCAGACAAATGGAAGCCGAAATGGATGCAACGTTAGAACAGAAACAGAATTCCATCAAAGATCTCAGAATAAAAGTAGcaaatttagaaaaagaaaatgattcCTTACGA ATGAAACAAGATTCACATATAATTGAATTTGCTAATGTTGAAAAACAATTGGAAACTGTTAAAACCGAAAGAGATTCAATGAAGCAATACCTGCGTCAATTGGAACAGAAAAACGACGATCTCGAGCGTGCTCATCGGATATTGAACGAGAGCATTGCATATTTCGAAACTATGCTTGACAAGGAATACGAAAAGAATGCCTTACTCGAAGTGGAAGTTGATGAAAAAGAGAAGCTACAAGTTAAGCTACAAAGGCTGATGGATGAAACAAGAG atttaaaacaagaactaaatattaaaacacGATATCCCAGTACCACACCGAATGGAGTTGCTGAAAGTTCAGTTCTATCAGAAAATCTAAGTAATCCGACAATTGCAACCATACCAACTGGCAACAGTCAGTCATCGTTGAATGAATATAatcaaaactctttaaaaa ATCCAGACAATATGCTGAATGGAAACGCTGCCGCCATGACTGCAAGCTCCCGCACAACAGCGTTGAATATTGTTGCTGATATGTTAAGAAAGCTGAAT GCTATGGAAACAAAGCTGAAAGCGTACCGTGAACAGCCGCAAAGCATGCAACCGCGACAATGA